In Vibrio bathopelagicus, one DNA window encodes the following:
- a CDS encoding HAD family hydrolase — MEKSIITSNNTALKLEREEFIASDVQALIFDFDGLLVDTETCMFKAWEALLKTYDVEVSPLQVAGLVGSSAPATSLYQLFNQASHQALSNDDIRQLVEEKAYRLIETISEREGVRQYLEFAKSKNWKIALATSSEFEHYQPILSRLNLTHFFDCFVGAEDIAPAKRKPQPDVYLAALNQLGVSAHQAIAFEDSPPGIQAARSAGIPTVAVTNLLTRHLDVSLANVVLSSMNDQTLPQLLNQLMRNEDE; from the coding sequence ATGGAAAAAAGCATCATCACTTCGAATAACACAGCACTGAAATTGGAAAGAGAGGAATTCATTGCCAGTGATGTTCAAGCGTTGATTTTTGATTTCGATGGACTTCTCGTGGATACCGAGACTTGTATGTTTAAAGCCTGGGAAGCTTTGTTAAAAACCTATGATGTTGAAGTATCACCTCTTCAGGTTGCTGGTCTAGTTGGGAGCTCAGCACCAGCAACCTCTCTTTATCAATTATTTAATCAAGCATCTCATCAGGCGTTGTCGAATGATGACATTCGCCAACTTGTTGAGGAGAAAGCGTACCGCTTGATTGAAACCATTTCTGAGCGTGAAGGCGTTCGTCAATACCTTGAGTTTGCAAAGTCAAAAAATTGGAAAATTGCACTTGCAACAAGCTCTGAATTTGAGCATTACCAGCCAATTTTATCTCGATTAAATCTCACTCACTTCTTTGATTGTTTTGTCGGTGCAGAAGACATTGCACCAGCAAAACGTAAGCCTCAACCCGATGTGTATTTGGCCGCCCTAAATCAATTAGGTGTCTCTGCCCATCAAGCCATCGCATTTGAAGACTCTCCTCCGGGTATTCAGGCGGCTCGATCGGCAGGAATACCAACAGTAGCGGTAACTAACTTGCTCACTCGTCACCTCGATGTCTCGCTAGCCAACGTGGTGCTGAGTTCGATGAATGACCAAACCTTACCGCAATTGCTTAATCAACTTATGAGAAATGAAGATGAATAA
- the tal gene encoding transaldolase: MNKLEQLKKYTTVVADTGDIDAIAAFQPQDATTNPSLVLKAAEMPQYDHLIADAVTWAKSKSDDKSQQLIDAGDKLAVNIGLEILKTVPGRISTEVDARMSFDKEESLAKARKLIAMYNEAGISNERILIKLASTWEGIKAAEVLEKEGINCNLTLLFNFAQAKACAEAGAFLISPFVGRILDWYKTNTEKKEYLPHEDPGVVSVSDIYNYYKDHGYETVVMGASFRNAEEVLALAGCDRLTIGPAILDQLAAQEGDVQCQLFSARDAIKTAPASMTEAEFRWEMNQDPMATEKLSEGIRNFAVDQGKLETMIEARL; the protein is encoded by the coding sequence ATGAATAAATTAGAACAATTGAAAAAGTACACTACCGTTGTTGCGGATACCGGTGACATTGATGCGATTGCGGCTTTTCAACCTCAAGATGCCACCACTAACCCTTCTTTGGTGCTAAAAGCAGCTGAGATGCCTCAATACGATCACTTGATTGCTGATGCCGTGACGTGGGCAAAATCTAAAAGCGATGATAAGTCTCAGCAATTAATTGATGCTGGAGACAAGTTGGCCGTCAATATTGGCCTAGAGATTTTAAAAACGGTACCGGGACGCATCTCTACAGAAGTGGATGCTCGTATGTCATTTGACAAAGAAGAAAGCCTAGCAAAGGCACGCAAATTGATTGCGATGTATAACGAGGCCGGTATTAGTAACGAGCGCATTTTAATCAAACTGGCTTCTACTTGGGAAGGCATTAAAGCTGCTGAAGTGTTAGAGAAAGAAGGCATCAACTGTAATTTGACCTTGTTGTTTAACTTCGCTCAAGCAAAAGCGTGTGCAGAAGCTGGTGCTTTCTTAATTTCTCCTTTTGTAGGGCGAATTCTTGATTGGTACAAAACCAATACAGAGAAAAAAGAGTACTTACCTCATGAAGACCCAGGTGTTGTTTCAGTATCAGATATCTACAACTACTACAAAGACCACGGTTACGAGACAGTCGTCATGGGTGCCAGCTTCCGTAACGCAGAAGAAGTTTTAGCGTTAGCTGGGTGTGACCGCCTGACGATTGGTCCAGCAATTTTAGACCAACTAGCCGCTCAAGAAGGCGATGTGCAATGCCAGCTGTTTTCAGCGCGTGACGCGATTAAAACTGCACCAGCATCGATGACAGAAGCTGAATTCCGATGGGAAATGAATCAAGACCCGATGGCCACGGAAAAGTTGTCGGAAGGTATTCGCAATTTTGCCGTCGACCAAGGCAAATTGGAAACCATGATCGAAGCGCGTTTGTAG
- the tkt gene encoding transketolase: MISRSKLADAIRVLSMDAVQKAGSGHPGAPMGMADIAEVLWRDFLKHNPTNPNWADRDRFILSNGHGSMLIYSLLHLSGYELSMDDIKSFRQLHSKTAGHPEYGYAPGIETTTGPLGQGITNGVGMALAEKVLGEQFNRDGHDIVDHHTYVFMGDGCMMEGISHEACSLAGTLGLGKLVAFWDDNGISIDGDVDGWFSDDTPKRFEAYGWHVIADVDGHDSESIHKAIAEAKSVTDKPSLICCKTIIGFGSPNKSASHDCHGAPLGAEEVALVRSNLGWEHPEFEMPQDIYNEWDRKEQGKADELNWQARFDAYQQAYPELAAEFARRSQNLLPEGWEKYTQDWIQTLQANPQTIATRKASQNTIEAFGPLLPEFLGGSADLTPSNLTNWSGSKSISAQDASGNYLSYGVREFAMSAMMNGVALHGGFIPYGGTFLMFMEYARNALRMAALMKQRSIFVYTHDSIGLGEDGPTHQPVEQIASLRLTPNMSTWRPCDQVETAVAWKSAIERFDGPTSLIFSRQNLVQFERDESMLANVAKGGYILSDCEGEPELILIATGSEVALAMEAKVQLAGVRCRVVSMPATDVFDAQSTEYQEQVLPSYVTARVAIEAGIRDYWFKYVGLQGDIVGMTSFGESAPAEELFEMFGFTVENIVEKSKAVLER; the protein is encoded by the coding sequence ATGATTTCACGTTCAAAACTTGCTGATGCGATTCGTGTATTAAGCATGGATGCTGTGCAGAAAGCGGGATCAGGTCACCCTGGGGCTCCAATGGGAATGGCTGATATCGCTGAGGTGCTATGGCGAGACTTTCTAAAACACAACCCAACCAATCCGAATTGGGCAGACCGAGACAGATTCATTCTGTCGAATGGTCATGGTTCGATGTTGATCTACAGCTTACTGCATCTATCTGGGTACGAGTTGTCGATGGACGATATTAAATCTTTCCGCCAATTACACAGTAAAACTGCAGGTCACCCTGAATATGGTTACGCGCCGGGCATTGAGACAACAACAGGCCCACTAGGGCAAGGCATCACTAACGGCGTGGGCATGGCGTTGGCAGAGAAAGTCTTGGGTGAACAATTTAACCGAGATGGTCATGACATCGTAGATCACCATACTTATGTGTTTATGGGCGATGGCTGCATGATGGAAGGAATTTCGCATGAAGCTTGTTCACTAGCGGGAACACTAGGGCTTGGAAAGTTAGTCGCATTCTGGGATGACAACGGCATTTCAATTGATGGCGATGTTGATGGTTGGTTCTCTGATGATACGCCAAAACGCTTTGAGGCTTATGGCTGGCATGTGATTGCCGATGTTGATGGTCACGATTCTGAAAGTATCCATAAAGCGATTGCTGAAGCGAAGTCGGTAACAGATAAACCTAGTTTGATTTGTTGCAAAACAATCATTGGCTTTGGTTCTCCAAATAAATCGGCAAGCCATGACTGCCACGGTGCTCCCCTAGGTGCAGAAGAAGTGGCACTTGTTCGCTCAAACTTGGGGTGGGAACACCCAGAGTTTGAAATGCCGCAAGATATTTACAATGAGTGGGATAGAAAAGAGCAAGGCAAGGCCGATGAACTTAATTGGCAAGCTCGTTTTGATGCTTACCAACAAGCTTATCCTGAGCTAGCTGCTGAGTTTGCACGTCGTAGCCAAAACTTATTACCAGAAGGCTGGGAGAAGTATACACAAGACTGGATTCAAACCTTACAAGCTAACCCGCAAACGATTGCAACCAGAAAAGCATCGCAAAATACCATTGAAGCGTTTGGTCCGTTACTTCCAGAGTTCTTGGGCGGTTCTGCCGATTTAACACCGTCAAATCTGACGAATTGGTCGGGTTCAAAGTCGATCTCGGCTCAAGATGCTTCCGGTAATTACTTAAGTTACGGCGTACGTGAGTTTGCGATGTCAGCAATGATGAATGGTGTCGCACTTCATGGCGGTTTCATTCCTTATGGCGGCACTTTCTTGATGTTCATGGAATACGCTCGAAACGCGCTGCGTATGGCAGCACTGATGAAGCAACGCAGTATTTTCGTTTATACCCATGACTCAATTGGTTTAGGGGAAGACGGCCCAACGCATCAGCCAGTGGAGCAGATCGCATCATTGCGCCTGACGCCAAACATGAGTACTTGGCGCCCTTGTGACCAAGTAGAAACGGCTGTGGCTTGGAAGTCAGCAATCGAACGCTTTGATGGTCCAACATCGTTGATTTTCTCTCGCCAAAACCTTGTGCAATTTGAACGTGATGAATCGATGTTAGCCAATGTAGCAAAAGGCGGATATATCCTTTCTGATTGTGAAGGTGAACCGGAGTTGATTTTGATTGCGACTGGATCTGAGGTGGCGCTAGCGATGGAGGCAAAAGTGCAATTAGCAGGCGTACGCTGTCGAGTGGTTTCGATGCCAGCAACCGATGTGTTTGATGCTCAATCAACTGAATATCAAGAGCAAGTGCTGCCTAGCTATGTCACTGCACGTGTTGCGATAGAAGCTGGTATTCGTGACTACTGGTTCAAATATGTAGGGCTACAAGGTGACATCGTGGGTATGACGAGCTTTGGCGAGTCAGCGCCTGCAGAAGAGCTATTTGAAATGTTTGGGTTTACGGTTGAAAACATCGTAGAGAAATCTAAAGCGGTTCTGGAGAGATAG
- the rpiA gene encoding ribose-5-phosphate isomerase RpiA, whose protein sequence is MAMATRFIENLSQDCLRTKAAKVALEHVIDTLTPSSVIGIGTGATVEVFIQLLKHSGAEFSHCVSSSERSSKAIAEVGLKELAIAECDRVDFYIDGIDEGMTDGITVKGGGAALAREKVLATLAMSFITIADSGRLVTQLGQFPLPVEVLPAAQKAVFNALRSLGGEPVLREGCLTDNGNIILDVSGLDLTEPKSRERELNAIAGVVENGIFAQRSADFMAFSNSEGTHWLSRK, encoded by the coding sequence ATGGCAATGGCAACGCGTTTTATTGAAAACCTTAGCCAAGATTGCCTGCGTACTAAGGCTGCGAAAGTAGCCTTAGAGCATGTGATTGATACGCTAACGCCGTCAAGTGTCATTGGAATTGGTACAGGTGCAACCGTCGAAGTCTTTATTCAGTTATTGAAGCACAGTGGAGCGGAGTTTTCTCACTGTGTATCGAGCTCTGAACGTTCGAGTAAGGCGATTGCAGAGGTCGGCTTGAAAGAGTTGGCAATTGCAGAGTGCGACCGTGTCGATTTCTATATTGATGGCATTGATGAGGGGATGACCGACGGCATCACAGTGAAAGGTGGAGGAGCGGCGCTAGCGCGTGAAAAGGTGCTAGCGACATTAGCCATGAGTTTTATCACTATTGCCGATAGCGGTCGTTTAGTCACTCAACTTGGGCAATTTCCGTTACCAGTGGAGGTGTTACCAGCAGCACAGAAAGCGGTTTTCAACGCTTTGCGAAGTTTAGGCGGAGAGCCTGTACTAAGAGAAGGCTGCTTGACCGACAACGGCAACATAATACTCGATGTTTCTGGCCTAGATCTTACCGAGCCTAAAAGCCGAGAAAGAGAGTTGAATGCAATTGCTGGGGTGGTTGAAAACGGCATCTTTGCGCAGCGTTCAGCAGATTTCATGGCGTTCTCAAATAGCGAAGGAACGCACTGGTTATCGAGAAAATGA